The nucleotide window GCGGCTGGGCTGGCGGCACGTGGACCTGGACGGCGAGATCGAGCGGCGCGAGGGGCGTAGCGTGGCCTCCATCTTCGCGGCGCGCGGCGAGGCGTACTTCCGCGCGGCCGAGGCGCGGCTTACCTGGGAGCTGGCGGATGCCGAGCGCGTCGTCCTCTCGCCCGGCGGGGGGTGGATGACGAACCCTACGCTCCTCTCGCGCCTGGGCCCCGGCACGCGGGCCGTCTGGCTGCGCGTCTCGCCCGAGGAGGCGGTGAGGCGCGCATCGGCGTCGGACGGCACACGGCCCCTGCTGGCGGGCGCGGACCCGTTGGGCGCGGCGCGGCGGCTGGCGGGCGAGCGCGAGCGCTTCTACGCCCGCGCCCACCTGGCGGTGGAGACGGACGGGCGGACGTGCGAGGATGTGGCGGACGACGTGGAGCGCGGCGTGCGGGCGCGCGGAATCATTCCCGACTGACGGCTCAAGCTGACCCAGAAAGCACGAATGGCGGCAAAACCGAAGAACAGGCTCGTAGTCGTGGAGTCTCCCACCAAGGCCAAGACCATCCGGGGCTTCTTGCCCGACGGATACCGGGTGGCCGCGTCCATGGGCCACGTGCGCGACCTGCCCGA belongs to Longimicrobiaceae bacterium and includes:
- a CDS encoding shikimate kinase, with the translated sequence MSHPSSVAADSPDRVDAGDAQRPADAVDADPSVGAVDVIVSAENAAGGGSMAGRASPERSTADATAMDGTASTESESAESVHPISRVVLVGFMAAGKTEVGAELARRLGWRHVDLDGEIERREGRSVASIFAARGEAYFRAAEARLTWELADAERVVLSPGGGWMTNPTLLSRLGPGTRAVWLRVSPEEAVRRASASDGTRPLLAGADPLGAARRLAGERERFYARAHLAVETDGRTCEDVADDVERGVRARGIIPD